ctaaaaaagctagctgcttTCAACACTTTGGtatccaaatctgttagtatttgtaaatgtactgtttttccaaatcctaactgatttcaacaccctagtgtgaACACACGCTAaaatctgtaaacgtactgtttttccaaaaccGAGGCaacaaaaaggaaaaaaaaagaaacagaaacctgatgagaaacATCACAGAGAACCAACCTAACGCTAAAGGGCATAGATCTGCTTATTAAtctaatattgttttttaaaattaactattttgttagatgggaaataagccacaattaaattgaaaaaaataattttattaacatttcgacgcccaaatcgggtgtcgtcaaaataaaaaatcctactaaattaaaccaaaatgttgttgcttagtaaaaaatactttaaaatgtataatatatgtctgaattaccaatataaatgagtcagattaaataaattattacaagaattttttactaagcaacaccatttttgtttaatttagtagtattttgtattttgacaacgacacccgatttgggcatcgaaacgttaataaaattatttttttcaatttaattgtggcttatttcccatctaaatagttaattataaaaatgccacaaggaaataacctcagaacaacattattttttatgttgttcttttgtgttaatatattattgtttatatcccaacaacgtttaattatttattaatacctaaatcacttaaatatttttccacagcagtaggtatgtatataaaatcagtgtcaatagccgttagcatctatgcatgtataaccactaagaagctagctggtttcaacactgtggtgtccaaatctgttagtatttgtaaatgtactgtttttccaaaccctaactgatttcaacaccatagtgtcaacacacgctagcatctgtaaacgtactgtttttccaaaccctaactgatttcaacaccgtggtgtcaacacgcgctagcatctgtaaatgtactgtttttacaaaccctaactgatttcaacaccctggtgtctacacacgctagcatctgtaaatatgcagcccggcgaatagcaaatcAAGCTTTAAAAATAAAGCTATGacaggcgatgtaacggaatcctttttccgacaatacatcaagCAAACACCGTTCGGGCTAACCagttcgtctcttactggagaatacagtaaaatgaaaaggATAATTGCATTTTAGTTAGATTCGAACCTAACCGGAGCCCGACTAGTTTCGAGTCATGTCAACTCGTCATCAGGGGACACTAGGTGAGTGTTCGAATCCAACTAAATTGCTCTTATTTCTTGGTGGATTTATAGAAGAAACCCACCGGAGTATGCTTAGCACGACCTCTATGTGCgaaatgagaaaataaaatattctcttggtagcccggcgaatagcaaatcAAGCTTTAAAAATAAAGCTATGACAGGCGATCTCCATTATTTTgtcattattaaattaaatatgaaagGGCTCATTGAATCGCCTTGACGGATTCCTGTGTTTATAACTATGTCTTCTGTTGTCAAATGTCCTAcccttatttttgttttacattgtTTTTAATATCGTGTACTAGGTTAATTAGTTTGTAGTTTAGCGCTTTTCCTCTCATTATTTCTAACACATATTTAATTTAGCAATACCTACACAATAACTGATTTTCGTAAAAGAGagaaaaggcagtttttgtttttatttgattcagagttggaccaccatctccagatagctatttctgcctctAAGGCGTTATCAAGGGAGCTatgtagtcacaactctgaatcaaGCACTAACAGGCTGCCTTATTTAAGGGAAATTACCGCGAATGCAATAATTCCACTTTTGAGatgcaaatcagcgacatctctcgtaaaacgtaaattttaaattgattttcgtaaagttggttaaattgaaattatttaatgATTTTAGGTATGCTCGGCAAAAAATCACAAGTGTCCAATTTGTAATGAAGAAATGAAGAGTTTTCTGATGCTTCAACACTTTCATTCCAAACATAAACATGCTATTTTGGATTGTCCTGCTTTTGTTTTCAACTTGAATGATAGTCATTTAGGAATGCCTACTGTTTATATATATCAAAAAgaagataatttattttttctatcTATTAGTCATAATCGATTAGAAAATACATTAGAATTACAATTGGTTTATATGGGAAGTGAGGAAATAGCTTCAAGCATATACCACCAGTTTACTGTACATAGCGAAAACAAAGAATTTGATATTAACTGTAGCGCAAAACCTTCGTGGACTAATGAGTTTTCCGTTGTGGATGTAACCAATATGTCACATGTAATATTTGTTAAATTTAAGCTAACTTATCAAAACTTACAGTTTTGCGCTATAACTGAAAATGTGAACTTATCGTTATCCAGCATTAATAATTCTTTCGAAAAATTGAAACTCATTCAGAGTGTAACAAACCAAACAAATACAGTTATTGAATTTCCATCaggatataatttacaatgttttaattgtaaagaaATCTGCATCTATTCCTTTTGTCGCTCGGATACCGTATACTATTATTACAGTCCTAGGCATAACAATATTCTTTGTTTTTATTGCTTTCAGTGGTTCaaccataaaaataaaattaaagaatatcATTTTTACGTGAAACGTTCGACTCCATTAAATTTTCGGTCACGTTTTTGCAAATGGAATTGTGGACAACATTTCAGGTATTCAGAAATAGTACATCATGAAACATTCTGTCAAAAAAGAATTCAGTATTTTAATTGTCCTGTCCAAAATTGCCGAATTCAAAATTCTGCTTTACCACTAGCAAGGCATTTGAGAGATCAtgagtataatatatatgcttcTTTCTTTAAAATCTGGAAGCTACCAACAGAACATTTTGTCTTCGTAGAAGATCAGATTATACATTTTCAGCTAACGGCTAAAGATAACATGGAATGCAAAATAGTAACAAACGATCATAAAATACAATCAGAATGGAAACCACATGTACTCTTTTTTAAGGATAACACACTTTCAACACTAGCAAACCTTTGTATTAATGATGAAAACATTAATTGTACAGCAAAGATTGTTTTAgtaaaaaatgaataataaaataatcattgtatGTGCCTATATCATattataatttttcaaaataatctCCTGTTATTCACAGTAAAAAGtgtataaaagaaataataaaaacaaactatttattgtATTAGAAATTTATTAATtgcttataaataaaaaaacttattttttaggcTGCGTTTCTTTTTGAACCctaagataaaaataaataagtgtaATTATTTATGTATTCACTCCGTGTGTGATCATGTTGGGGATACGTGAAACGATGCCAGCGTCGAAATATGATAATTTTGACGATTATTTGTAATGTCAGTGTCATTATAACAACTTTTATCAAAACTGGTAAATAAATATTGCGTACATATTTAATTGTGCTAATAATAGCCAAAATAGTAAATGGAATTTCTATAGGTCtccaataatgacaaataaattAGAGAAAAGATTAAAACAGGAGTAAAttcaaaagacagattcacacctaATAAAGTCGCTATAAAAATCACCAGATTCATCTTTTTTGGTTGACCATGTCGACGGTAATCCAGTAATAAGTATCGGACAACTTATAAGACTAATAACAATTATTcgctaaaaagttctaaaaacaacagttttttatataaatgcacactaaaaatctaaaaattaaaggaagaaAACGCAAAAAATCGCCGATGTAACTTAATGTCAATAACCTATGAAttataaatgtcaatagtgtcaaaatttcataaatgttaaTAGTGTCAACATTTCATAATTTcgtggaccaattacaaacaagcattacacggaggtaaaattgaattattcctcctagtttaaaaacgaggATAGATTTTTCCCTCTCTGTTCCGTTTGGAGCTGAAAAGATAAATTGTGAGGAATGTTTAGAAAccagtttttattgtatattcaTTTTGTAGATAAATTGGAAAAATATGGttgattttctttaatttaacTTTATTCTGTGCTGTGGGTTGCAACCAACCAGAAATTAAATGGGACGGAGTCTCGAATGACCCATAAATGACCTGGCCTTCATATCATAAATTATTGTTGTTAGAGGTTCACGGTACaatatatatttaatataatcCCAGAAGTCGATTGTACTTAATTTTTGTAATCTAGCTGGTCAATGAATTATTGGTCCTCCTCTTCTTATCCATCTGTTCCAAAATTGCTCATTCATTTTACCTTGGAAAAATGTTATGATGAGAAGGAGCTCCATCAAATAAATGCCATAATTAATCGTTGACTAGTTGACTAAAATGTTGAGTGCCACAGCTACAGTGAAATAGGTAACTAATTTACTCTTCTTCTAACTACGCTACAACCCTTTGTAAGTATTagcctgcttaacaatgttcttccaaTTTGCTTTGTCGGATACTTTCCTGCGCCCGTGCCAGATGTTCATAGATTTAAGAACTTCCTCTACGTCGTttatccatcttttacggggcctTCCTCTTGTTATATTTCCTTGGGGCTTCTATCTATTATTTTGTCCAATATTAAATATGAAAGGGCTCAGTGAATCGCCTTGACAGATTCGTGTGTTTATAACTATGTCTTCGGTTGTCAAATGTcatactcttatttttgtttcacattgtttattgtttgttaatATCGTATACTAGGTTAATTATTAGTCTTTGGTTACGTAAGCAGTTACGGTAGGgtaagcagttacatttcctagtaaagtccactttacatcaacaataattggacaagaaattgacaacaagttattcaaggtcaaattcaaaacacaattctacatccaattttgccgtgaataaaaagaaaataaagaaatttgacaaaataaaacatatccaattgttctatttcatcaaattccttcattttcttttacaaaccatacattttgtactcgtcaaatttggccttgaataactttgtcaatttcttattcaatttattgttgatgtaaagtgcacttaaatcatttcaattcaaaattaaaataatttgatcaattttcaaaatatcacaagtttaatgacgttctacaccttcggcaaagaattaaggatttgcatgaaattttagtatgttatagtttaccgtacctatagaagtataacttcttacgtgcgtacaaagtacacacacattcttttttttgcagcaaaacggtgCGTCGTATGAAAAgatgagaagatagtttttttatcgcaaattgaacgaggaattcaaaaatgattgttaatttgaaatatgtcagtggcgtactatctttttctCTTTGAAAATTAAGACcgttacccgtatgcgcgccaatgatgaatatcaaatccttaattgtatgtcaaaacatgcacaataactaacCTCTTAAATCCcaccaagttttattacaatgttgccagtagtttcggcaaaatagtaaaaaatgtgaaaattttgttttcttcaacgccctgtatcttgaaaatggatggcgttacaataaatttttattaaacaaaccccaattatttttcagttttttagctattatagtgacggtgttaccttttttgaaaaacatgtataaaattgtatcaaaaaacgaaaaaaaaaccgaaaaatgcggttttttatttttaaaggtgcgtttcaccaattttaaaaatttgaaaaaattcagactaaaacattatgcaaaaatacacgttatatatattttttttgtaaaaacggatgtcttagttatttttttatactcatttaaaattttagaatcgttctaaaatttaaatttcccgccaaaaattaaaaaaaaaaatttcggacagaactttttaaagcttacaacttttttatttatagtttttcgctagttctcgatgcggctgagataaaaaataaaaacctaaaaaccctaattaggctctaggtgggtcacatgaccacctagggggctaaaaatttcagaaagttagtttcgctatatatgctaaacggtgacctatatggaatttgaATCGAGTTGAtggcagttttcatcatcttccccggctaggccctttaatcTGATCAAGGTTATCGTGTATTAACTCGAAT
This genomic window from Diabrotica virgifera virgifera chromosome 1, PGI_DIABVI_V3a contains:
- the LOC114335446 gene encoding uncharacterized protein LOC114335446; this translates as MAFIIPDNILETLICTFCHKYLSVKPIIVYPNRDVECGRCTATENQKNHRAGVESRYGKIVDKWLFKCINRFDGCRELLTCSQVPDHEKVCSAKNHKCPICNEEMKSFLMLQHFHSKHKHAILDCPAFVFNLNDSHLGMPTVYIYQKEDNLFFLSISHNRLENTLELQLVYMGSEEIASSIYHQFTVHSENKEFDINCSAKPSWTNEFSVVDVTNMSHVIFVKFKLTYQNLQFCAITENVNLSLSSINNSFEKLKLIQSVTNQTNTVIEFPSGYNLQCFNCKEICIYSFCRSDTVYYYYSPRHNNILCFYCFQWFNHKNKIKEYHFYVKRSTPLNFRSRFCKWNCGQHFRYSEIVHHETFCQKRIQYFNCPVQNCRIQNSALPLARHLRDHEYNIYASFFKIWKLPTEHFVFVEDQIIHFQLTAKDNMECKIVTNDHKIQSEWKPHVLFFKDNTLSTLANLCINDENINCTAKIVLVKNE